A region from the Halichondria panicea chromosome 11, odHalPani1.1, whole genome shotgun sequence genome encodes:
- the LOC135343877 gene encoding E3 ubiquitin-protein ligase TRIM71-like: protein MAQGLDHPGPVVADLEQEVTCGICHDHYQEPKLLPCCHYYCKHCILTLSSRYRPNQSFPCPDCREPTILPDNNPDRLPTAFFINRMKALHSRMEKAHGNLETTCEMCSRGKAIAFCRQCVNFICNTCVDSHKHMRVFAGHAISTLDELKQGGVKKLTFENTPPPKCEDHEEPKNIFCFDCNKLICQHCIVFDHRDHKSEFVKKAAPATCKKLTEHLSPLKNLLPDLSTAVNQVKGTKQKIQAQKELTERQVNAKFQELHDILDQCKICVLRESSALADSKMEKLTVQEESLDLSLGIAQSLIAFVERTLENASNEELVTMQEQVVSRIDAEVVKRGKEAANPDPVEKDEFGVDFGVDFEMFVCKGLKKLCENNVIAYPSVRGDGVKAEVDKCARLNIYISSKQGKPQAVLKSLVDQSTQQLQAVHVRGGVYSVEYIPRVRGRHHLLISVDDQPIPGSPFSVFIKIPPTKLDKPVRVIRGINNPRYMAFNSSEELIVTDLGGDILVLDKKGEQIRSIIQSKHGFGYIYGVAVDKEDNIYVSDFGKHCVYKFNKRGDLLKRFGTNGSGPKELHFPRGIAVACDQVFVCDLNNHRVQVLTTELELIKQIGSKGSGDGHFKTPEDIAVGNEQMVYVTDCHNHRVQVLTMDGRFIRSIGKKGSGLGELSSPCGVCFTSFVYVAENNNNRVSVFTKDGQFVTSFGNGHITYPIGVAVDADGFVYVCSPESVIVF from the coding sequence ATGGCCCAAGGACTTGATCATCCTGGaccagttgttgctgatctcgagcaagaggtgacctgtggcatctgtcatgaccactaccaggagccaaagctgctcccttgttgtcactactactgcaagcattgcatcctcacactctccagtcgctaccGACCCAACCAGTCGTTCCCCTGCCCCGACTGTCGTGAGCCCACTATATTGCCAGACAACAACCCTGACAGACTACCCACTGCGTTCTTTATCAACCGGATGAAAGCACTCCACTCGAGGATGGAGAAAGCCCACGGCAATTTAGAGACCACCTGTGAAATGTGCTCTAGAGGAAAAGCTATCGCATTTTGTCGACAGTGTGTGAACTTTATATGCAATACTTGCGTTGATTCCCACAAACATATGAGAGTATTTGCCGGACATGCCATCTCCACTCTGGACGAGCTCAAACAGGGCGGAGTGAAAAAATTAACATTCGAAAATACACCACCCCCAAAATGCGAGGATCATGAGGAGCCAAAAAATATTTTCTGTTTTGATTGTAACAAACTCATCTGTCAACACTGTATTGTGTTTGATCACCGTGACCACAAGTCAGAGTTTGTTAAAAAAGCTGCCCCTGCAACTTGCAAAAAGCTGACAGAgcacctctccccactcaAGAACCTACTGCCTGATCTGAGCACCGCTGTGAATCAAGTGAAAGGAACTAAACAGAAGATTCAGGCCCAGAAAGAactgacagagagacaagtgAATGCCAAATTCCAGGAGCTACACGATATTCTCGATCAATGCAAGATCTGTGTTTTACGGGAATCTTCTGCTTTGGCTGATTCAAAGATGGAGAAGCTGACGGTTCAAGAAGAGAGTCTGGACCTGTCCCTGGGTATtgctcagagtttgattgCTTTTGTAGAGCGTACACTGGAGAATGCAAGTAATGAAGAACTGGTTACAATGCAAGAGCAGGTGGTGAGTCGAATCGATGCCGAGGTGGTTAAGCGAGGGAAGGAAGCAGCCAATCCTGATCCAGTGGAGAAAGATGAATTTGGAGTTGATTTTGGAGTTGATTTCGAAATGTTTGTTTGCAAGGGTCTCAAGAAGTTGTGTGAGAACAATGTTATTGCTTATCCTTCTGTGAGGGGTGATGGTGTGAAGGCTGAAGTTGACAAATGTGCAAGGCTGAATATCTATATCAGTTCAAAACAAGGCAAACCACAAGCAGTACTAAAATCGCTAGTTGATCAATCAACCCAACAATTACAAGCAGTGcatgtgaggggtggagtgtacAGCGTTGAGTACATCCCTAGGGTACGTGGTCGACAccacctcctgatctcagtggACGACCAGCCCATCCCAGGAAGCCCCTTCTCTGTGTTCATCAaaataccccccaccaagctGGACAAGCCAGTGAGGGTGATAAGAGGAATCAATAACCCTCGTTATATGGCATTCAATTCGTCAGAAGAATTGATTGTAACTGACCTTGGCGGTGATATTTTGGTATTGGACAAGAAAGGAGAACAAATTCGAAGCATCATCCAATCAAAGCATGGGTTTGGCTATATCTATGGTGTGGCAGTAGACAAGGAGGACAACATCTATGTCTCTGACTTTGGcaaacactgtgtgtacaagttcaaCAAAAGAGGAGATCTGCTGAAGAGGTTTGGGACGAATGGAAGCGGTCCAAAGGAACTTCACTTTCCTCGAGGGATAGCAGTCGCTTGtgatcaagtgtttgtgtgcgatTTGAATAATCACCGAGTCCAAGTATTGACGACAGAGCTGGAGCTAATCAAGCAGATTGGTTCAAAGGGAAGTGGTGATGGACATTTTAAAACACCAGAGGATATTGCAGTGGGAAATGAACAAATGGTGTATGTCACTGACTGTCATAATCATCGCGTTCAAGTGCTCACTATGGATGGTCGGTTTATTCGCTCGATTGGTAAGAAAGGAAGTGGACTAGGAGAACTGTCTTCCccttgtggtgtgtgtttcactagttttgtttatgttgctGAGAATAACAACAATCGTGTGTCAGTGTTCACTAAAGACGGTCAGtttgtcacatcatttggtaatggtCATATCACTTATCCTATTGGAGTAGCTGTGGACGCTGAtggttttgtgtatgtgtgcagtcCAGAATCTGTTATTGTCTTTTAA
- the LOC135343879 gene encoding E3 ubiquitin-protein ligase TRIM56-like, with amino-acid sequence MAEGPDPVVADLEQEVTCGICHDRYQEPKLLPCCHYYCKQCIITLSSRYRPNQPFPCPDCREPTLLPDNNPDRLPTAFFINRMKALHSRIEKAHGKLEATCEMCPGGKATAFCRQCVQFICEKCVEPHQRMKMFSTHIVSTLDELKQGGVKELTFENPPPSKCEDHEEPKKIFCFDCYKLICRDCAVFDHRDHKSEFVKKAAPTTRKKLAEHLSPLKNLLPDLSTAVNQVKGTKQKIQAQKELTERQVNAKFQELHDILNQCKVRVLREYSALVDSNMEKVTIQEKGLDLSLGTAQSLIDFVERTLENASDEELITMQEQVVSRIDAEVVKRGKEAANPDPVVEKVDFGVEVFVCEDLKKLCENNVFVHEGKPIVKGDGIKTAEVDNCSKLTFYCGLKRGRPQVVLKTLSDDTSQQLQAVPVRGGVYSVEYTPRVRGRHHLLISVDDQPAHPRKPLLCVHQNTPHQAGQTSEGDKRNQ; translated from the coding sequence ATGGCCGAAGGACctgatccagttgttgctgatctcgagcaagaagtgacctgtggcatctgtcatgaccgctaccaggagccaaagctgctcccttgttgtcactactactgcaagcaatgcatcATCACATTGTCCAGTCGCTACCGACCCAACCAGCCGTTCCCCTGCCCCGACTGTCGTGAGCCCACTCTATTGCCAGACAACAACCCAGACAGACTGCccactgcgttcttcatcaacAGGATGAAAGCACTCCACTCAAGGATAGAGAAAGCCCACGGCAAGTTGGAGGCCACCTGTGAAATGTGCCCTGGAGGAAAGGCCACTGCATTCTGCCGGCAATGTGTCCAGTTCATTTGTGAAAAATGTGTGGAACCTCATCAGCGTATGAAAATGTTTTCTACACATATCGTCTCCACTCTGGACGAGCTCAAACAGGGCGGAGTGAAAGAACTAACATTCGAAAACCCACCACCCTCAAAATGCGAGGATCACGAGGAGCCAAAGAAGATTTTCTGTTTTGATTGCTACAAGCTCATCTGTCGAGACTGTGCTGTGTTTGATCACCGTGACCACAAGTCAGAGTTTGTAAAGAAAGCCGCCCCCACAACTCGCAAAAAGCTGGCGGAgcacctctccccactcaAGAACCTACTGCCTGATCTGAGCACCGCTGTGAATCAAGTGAAAGGAACTAAACAGAAAATCCAGGCCCAGAAAGAactgacagagagacaagtgAATGCTAAGTTCCAGGAGCTACACGATATTCTCAACCAATGCAAAGTCCGTGTTTTACGAGAATATTCTGCTTTGGTTGATTCAAACATGGAGAAGGTGACGATTCAAGAGAAGGGTCTGGACCTGTCCCTGGGTactgctcagagtttgattgactttgtagagcgtacactggagaatgcaagtgatgaagaactgATTACGATGCAAGAGCAGGTGGTGAGTCGAATCGATGCCGAGGTGGTGAAGCGAGGGAAAGAAGCAGCCAATCCTGATCCAGTGGTGGAGAAAGTTGATTTCGGAGTcgaagtgtttgtttgtgaggaTCTCAAGAAGTTGTGTGAGAACAATGTTTTTGTGCATGAAGGAAAGCCGATTGTGAAAGGAGACGGTATCAAAACAGCTGAAGTTGACAACTGTTCAAAACTGACCTTTTATTGTGGTTTAAAAAGAGGCAGGCCACAAGTTGTACTGAAAACACTATCTGATGATACATCTCAACAATTGCAAGCTGtgcctgtgaggggtggagtgtacagcgttgagtacacccctagggtacgtggtcgacaccacctcctgatctcagtggACGACCAGCCAGCCCATCCCAGGAAGCCCCTTCTCTGTGTTCATCAaaataccccccaccaagctGGACAAACCAGTGAGGGCGATAAGAGGAATCAATAA
- the LOC135343881 gene encoding origin recognition complex subunit 4-like has product MAFSSETARRAGDVLRERLFGVNNGVSLHGGDGLLDQQSKAIRELQELLQRTVSRGEGNSLLVIGPRGSGKTWVLEQALKKVSSHAQCKGNFITVHLNGLVHTDDRLALLEIVKQLDVKEDFGDKITLSFSGLLEFLLQALREGDDSKQSVVVVLDNFDLFTHHKNQMLLYNLFDIAQSRSTPLAVVGLTCRLDAVELLEKRVKSRFSHTQLTLFNEHTFEQYIQLFCSLLTLPDKFPDRKYRDKWNTHVKELSEDARVRDSLQRVYRFSPDVGSLINLLTVPICRLGLRDTFLRPTDFVFSLKLLEKEAVSAILCGISVLELCLVIAMKHVQDISEDEPFNFEMVYSEYKKFTQRSHSVEFFGKPVALKAFEHLIALELVCPADSGGLPTTRSHGNKVMKEYQSVVLTLGEDQFKEAIQSYPNCPTDVQRWGKTTGIA; this is encoded by the exons ATGGCATTCAGTAGCGAGACAGCGAGGAGAGCAGGGGATGTGCTTAGAGAGAGGTTGTTTGGGGTGAACAATGGTGTATCGTTGCACGGAGGAGACGGTCTCCTTGATCAACAATCTAAAGCAATCAG GGAGCTCCAGGAGCTGCTACAGAGGACAGTCAGTCGTGGAGAGGGGAATTCCCTACTTGTAATTGGCCCCAGGGGAAGTGGAAAGACTTGG GTATTGGAACAAGCCTTGAAGAAAGTGAGTAGCCATGCACAGTGCAAAGGGAACTTCATCACTGTTCACCTCAATG GTTTGGTCCACACTGACGATCGGCTGGCTTTACTAGAGATAGTCAAACAGCTGGACGTAAAAGAGGATTTCGGAGACAAGATCACG CTCTCTTTCTCTGGACTCTTGGAGttccttctgcaagctctgcGAGAAG GTGATGACAGCAAGCAGAGTGTGGTCGTCGTATTGGACAACTTTGACCTCTTCACTCATCACAAGAATCAGATGCTTCTCTACAACCTGTTTGACATTGCTCAGTCTCGGAGCACACCTCTTGCCGTGGTTGGCCTCACCTGTAGACTG GATGCCGTAGAGCTACTGGAGAAGAGGGTAAAGTCACgtttctcacacacacaactcactCTTTTCAACGAGCACACGTTTGAGCAGTACATTCAACTGTTCTGTTCTCTGCTAACACTACCGGACAAGTTCCCTGATCGGAAGTACAGAGACAAGTGGAATACACACGTCAAG GAGTTGAGCGAGGACGCTCGGGTGAGGGACAGTTTGCAGAGGGTCTATCGTTTCTCTCCCGACGTTGGCTCTCTTATTAACCTCCTG ACGGTCCCAATTTGTCGTCTTGGTCTGAGAGACACGTTCCTCCGCCCCACGGACTTTGTCTTCTCCCTTAAGCTGTTGGAGAAGGAGGCAGTGTCAGCCATTTTGTGTGGTATCTCTGTCCTGGAGCTATGTCTGGTGATAGCCATGAAGCACGTTCAAGACATCTCAGAAGATGAACCCTTCAACTTTGAGATGGTCTATAGCG AGTACAAGAAGTTCACTCAAAGGTCTCAttctgttgaattctttggcAAACCAGTGGCTCTGAAA GCGTTTGAACACTTGATTGCTCTCGAGTTGGTGTGTCCGGCCGACTCTGGCGGGCTGCCCACTACTCGTAGTCATGGCAACAAGGTGATGAAAGAGTACCAGTCCGTTGTGTTGACGCTGGGAGAGGATCAGTTTAAAGAAGCCATACAGAGCTATCCTAACTGCCCCACTGATGTGCAGAGATGGGGGAAAACTACTGGAATAGCTTAG
- the LOC135343880 gene encoding collagen alpha-1(I) chain-like — MKTLLLLSLVCIALVSAQVGPQGPQGQKGEAGIAGSPGAPGTCSGSCSGGGDSKAGGGGGVGVQGPQGPPGPPGPSGNSGPPGSRGNEGQIGVSGPRGAQGPAGPRGAIGLPGSNGADGDDGDSGKPGEPGPPGPSGPQGFQGQVGSQGLKGPAGEPGPAGNNGRAGSTGEKGPGGDPGGPGASGLPGPPGSRGERGLQGEPGNDGRAGVDGLRGSAGSSGPQGKDGVPGLPGRTGSKGESGQNGANGAAGARGEQGDLGDRGATGATGAQGQKGSNGEVGSSGPPGPSGSTGPSGIPGITGQAGAQGPPGVNGPKGDSGVQGTPGPSGRQGDSGPTGIQGAPGPAGNDGRTGKRGRTGDKGVTGDRGAQGSRGLPGERGSNGIPGQRGSTGEQGGPGEAGARGPGGTRGPSGPQGSPGPSGQRGQAGSDGLPGAGGQDGQDGTPGRDGIPGQPGLSGERGPIGLQGATGSPGEAGPQGDIGASGGPGAPGPAGPVGGIGITGEPGTRGDGGGPGPRGDQGPQGGNGVDGRPGASGASGPPGPSGPLGPPGSRGAQGATGPPGNTGGTGDTGPTGPQGPTGPRGGDGDDGTNGQPGADGVNGNEGPPGIPGPLGPNGPAGRPGNDGLVGGPGSQGPRGGPGSPGEPGGPGPSGPPGPTGQDGGAGPGGNDGKDGNPGISGQQGPPGPLGPPGSAGLTGPQGPQGSTGPGGARGAIGLPGVQGTPGGDGQDGSIGNPGPGGAQGQKGEVGEAGATGGQGARGFSGQSGGQGPPGPQGPAGIQGERGEGGPAGPEGPVGQGGDSGTPGQRGPSGAPGIAGGPGGRGDKGDSGDRGLGGPVGPPGNDGIPGAQGARGNDGGPGPAGATGPQGEQGARGDTGAPGPSGPGGPTGNPGLSGSDGQNGGPGVSGQDGTPGARGNDGGAGPSGPSGPAGPPGSPGLNGPTGSPGPSGPTGSKGDSGSTGSPGPSGARGERGPGGETGSIGGRGQKGENGDKGFTGRAGPPGVAGGRGESGDRGPTGVSGPPGSAGRNGAQGSSGDSGLPGANGPPGPAGQPGSDGNDGDKGHTGPRGLQGPPGPPGYCQGCQVTSSHQKYTGIFANSKVAYGSLENPAVSCWDLSLESGKDDKFEIVSGKSYYIDSNGGRIDDAIEVTCNLIDSTWFTCIKPAKIQIDCNSKLETSCKDSMFTYGHDGKASYQINSLAHSSRQATQTVQYDCNKGQTSVLGWNGVNIPVTETTSPFMRVEVDNCKSTISTMIPTSLPVAGLESKSSFVKLSEVCFA; from the exons ATGAAGACTTTATTATTACTATCACTGGTGTGTATAGCACTGGTCAGTGCACAAGTAGGACCTCAAGGTCCACAAGGTCAGAAAGGAGAAGCCGGTATCGCAGGATCACCAGGAGCTCCCGGCACATGTAGTGGATCGTGCAGTGGTGGTGGAGATTCA aaagctggaggtggtggtggagTAGGAGTTCAGGGCCCACAAGGACCACCTGGACCACCTGGACCATCAGGAAACAGTGGACCACCT GGCTCAAGAGGAAACGAGGGACAAATTGGAGTATCTGGCCCAAGAGGAGCCCAGGGACCAGCTGGACCACGTGGAGCTATTGGATTGCCTGGAAGCAACGGAGCTGAT GGAGATGACGGTGATTCCGGCAAGCCTGGAGAGCCTGGACCCCCCGGACCCTCTGGACCCCAAGGATTCCAAGGACAAGTCGGGTCACAAGGACTTAAAGGACCAGCT GGAGAGCCAGGACCTGCTGGTAACAATGGCCGAGCAGGCTCAACTGGAGAGAAAGGACCCGGTGGAGATCCTGGTGGCCCCGGAGCTTCTGGTCTACCTGGACCCCCTGGTAGTAGAGGAGAGAGAGGTCTACAAGGCGAACCTGGTAATGATGGAAGAGCTGGAGTCGATGGATTGAGAGGATCTGCTG GCTCCTCTGGTCCACAAGGAAAGGATGGAGTGCCTGGACTACCTGGAAGAACTGGGTCTAAGGGAGAGTCTGGACAGAACGGAGCAAACGGTGCAGCTGGTGCCCGTGGAGAGCAAGGAGACCTGGGAGACAGAGGAGCTACTGGAGCCACTGGAGCTCAAGGGCAAAAAG GATCAAATGGAGAGGTTGGATCATCTGGACCACCCGGACCTTCCGGAAGCACAGGGCCAAGTGGTATCCCTGGAATAACTGGACAAGCTGGAGCTCAGGGACCCCCTGGAGTGAATGGCCCTAAGGGAGACTCAGGAGTGCAAGGAACACCAG GTCCTTCTGGTCGTCAAGGCGATTCTGGTCCGACTGGAATTCAAGGAGCCCCTGGCCCCGCAGGCAATGACGGTAGAACTGGCAAGAGAGGTCGAACCGGAGACAAGGGAGTGACTGGAGATCGTGGTGCCCAGGGATCTAGG GGTCTCCCCGGCGAGAGAGGATCAAACGGAATCCCTGGCCAGCGCGGATCAACTGGAGAACAGGGAGGTCCTGGAGAAGCGGGAGCACGTGGACCAGGAGGAACCAGA GGTCCTTctggacctcaaggatctccCGGCCCTAGCGGACAAAGGGGACAGGCTGGATCTGATGGATTACCTGGCGCAGGTGGACAGGATGGACAAGACGGAACACCAGGACGTGACGGCATCCCCGGACAACCCGGGCTGTCT GGCGAGAGAGGACCTATTGGTCTACAAGGTGCAACCGGGAGTCCAGGAGAGGCTGGTCCTCAAGGAGATATTGGTGCATCTGGAGGCCCTGGTGCCCCGGGACCCGCTGGACCTGTTGGAGGGATTGGAATCACTGGTGAACCTGGAACACGTGGAGATGGAGGAGGCCCTGGTCCTAGAGGAGATCAAGGACCACAGGGTGGCAATGGAGTCGACGGACGACCAGGAGCATCTGGTGCATCTGGACCACCCGGACCATCAGGACCACTT GGACCACCCGGATCTCGTGGAGCTCAGGGAGCCACTGGACCCCCTGGTAATACTGGTGGAACAGGAGATACTGGACCAACAGGACCTCAG GGACCAACTGGACCACGTGGTGGGGATGGAGACGATGGAACCAATGGTCAGCCTGGAGCTGATGGAGTTAACGGAAACGAGGGACCACCTGGTATCCCTGGACCTCTCGGACCCAACGGACCTGCTGGTCGTCCCGGTAATGACGGACTCGTTGGAGGACCA GGTAGCCAAGGACCCCGTGGTGGTCCTGGATCTCCTGGAGAACCTGGCGGCCCTGGACCGTCTGGACCTCCCGGACCAACTGGACAAGATGGAGGTGCTGGACCCGGT GGTAATGATGGCAAAGATGGCAACCCTGGAATTTCTGGCCAACAGGGTCCCCCTGGCCCACTCGGCCCACCTGGCTCTGCTGGTTTAACGGGCCCACAAGGACCTCAGGGATCCACTGGCCCTGGTGGAGCTAGAGGAGCAATTGGATTACCTGGTGTGCAGGGAACCCCTGGTGGAGACGGACAGGATGGAAGTATTGGTAATCCAGGACCTGGTGGAGCACAAGGACAGAAGGGAGAAGTAGGAGAAGCTGGTGCAACAGGAGGACAG GGTGCACGGGGTTTCAGTGGACAATCAGGAGGTCAAGGACCCCCTGGACCACAA GGACCTGCTGGTATCCAAGGAGAACGTGGTGAGGGAGGACCTGCGGGTCCTGAGGGACCAGTTGGACAAGGAGGTGATTCAGGAACCCCTGGACAACGAGGACCTTCA GGAGCTCCTGGTATTGCTGGAGGCCCAGGTGGCCGTGGAGACAAGGGAGATAGTGGAGACAGAGGACTTGGCGGACCTGTTGGACCACCCGGAAATGACGGAATCCCC GGCGCTCAAGGTGCCCGTGGTAATGATGGTGGCCCAGGACCTGCTGGAGCAACTGGTCCACAGGGAGAGCAAGGAGCACGCGGAGACACCGGAGCCCCTGGACCTTCA GGCCCAGGTGGTCCAACTGGTAACCCCGGTCTTTCTGGTTCTGACGGACAAAATGGCGGTCCTGGTGTCTCCGGACAAGATGGTACTCCTGGTGCTCGTGGAAACGACGGAGGTGCTGGCCCATCTGGCCCATCTGGCCCCGCTGGCCCACCTGGTAGTCCCGGTCTGAATGGTCCAACTGGAAGTCCAGGCCCCTCTGGTCCAACTGGATCCAAGGGAGATAGTGGATCAACTGGAAGTCCCGGACCGTCTGGTGCCCGTGGAGAGAGAGGACCTGGTGGAGAGACTGGATCTATTGGAGGTCGTGGACAGAAGG GAGAGAATGGAGACAAGGGATTCACTGGCCGTGCCGGACCCCCTGGTGTTGCCGGAGGGAGGGGAGAATCTGGAGATCGCGGACCCACAGGAGTCTCCGGTCCACCTGGATCAGCAGGTCGCAACGGAGCTCAGGGCTCCAGTGGTGATTCTGGTCTTCCTGGAGCTAACGGACCTCCCGGACCTGCTGGACAGCCCGGTAGCGATGGAAACGATGGAGATAAGGGACACACCGGACCTCGTGGATTGCAGGGACCCCCT GGACCTCCCGGATATTGCCAAGGCTGCCAAGTCACCAGCTCTCACCAAAAGTACACCGGAATATTCGCCAACTCCAAGGTTGCCTACGGATCTTTGGAGAATCCAGCTGTTTCCTGCTGGGACCTTTCTCTCGAGTCTGGAAAGGACGACAAGTTTGAGATCGTCTCCG GAAAATCTTACTACATTGATTCCAATGGCGGAAGGATCGATGACGCTATTGAAGTCACTTGTAATCTTATTGACAGCACCTGGTTCACATGCATCAAACCAGCTAAAATCCAAATT GATTGCAATTCAAAACTCGAAACATCGTGCAAAGACAGTATGTTCACTTACGGACACGATGGCAAAGCCAGTTATCAAATCAACAGCCTGGCCCATAGCAGCAGGCAGGCCACACAGACAGTTCAGTACGACTGTAACAAGGGTCAGACTAGTGTCCTTGGATGGAACGGTGTCAATATCCCAGTAACAGAGACAACATCTCCATTCATGCGAGTGGAAGTAGACAACTGCAAG AGCACCATCTCTACCATGATCCCCACATCTCTACCGGTCGCAGGCCTAGAAAGCAAGTCCTCGTTTGTCAAACTCAGCGAGGTCTGCTTTGCCTAA